A window of Solanum stenotomum isolate F172 chromosome 3, ASM1918654v1, whole genome shotgun sequence contains these coding sequences:
- the LOC125859159 gene encoding putative disease resistance RPP13-like protein 1: MVWWEAVLSPALQVLFDKLASGDILNILKVWNVNELLLDKLKISYFINTAVLDDAEEKQYLNPAVETWIDMLRDAVFEAEDTLDELATEALRCKLETDYQKFSQQVRNSWNFISMKSRIEELITRLEYIAKQKDVLGLESNKKNCYGKMYRGTPSTPLLLGSHVYGRYTEKEELIELLVSDCDDTNRVAPFCVIPLIGMGGIGKTTLAQIVYNDKRICEEFDVKAWAWVSDDFSVTSITKSLLESATAKPFDTNSLEIIQNGLKNLFSKKRFLIVLDDVWSESSDDWNELLIPFFEGDKRSKIIVTTRNEGVTSITGMLAPYRLQEMSHDDCWSLFLHHAFGVRGMEMNPRLKEIGEEIVKRCKGLPLAIKTLGGMLSSKLDITYWTEVLNSNLWDLPSKKYSVLPSLRLSYHHLPPNLRRCFAYCSIFPKGYEFNKKELILLWMAEGFVQPMAQITMEEVGNGNFTELQSRCFFQESSQNRSLFVMHDLVHDLALSVSRKTCIQLEENWKCRFYENCEKARYFSCIRSKYDVFRKFEMLSEMKRLRTFLPLASSEGAEFCYLTKKVLSDILPKLSCLRVLSLSCYCVTEIPESIGFLKHLRFLNFSYTEIKYLPQSISDLYNLQTLLLRNCYYLIELPADMGKLLNLRYLDVSGSGLQKISLGLDKLVCLRTLPEFVVGSNVSSNRTLPEFTVDTNTGGTFDQKSKGSGIGALGNLLHLEGSLSILNLENVDNIWDAHGASLITKKHLRELLLQWSDSFEDSEKARMETDVLELLRPHQNIEKVTIKGYSGTKLPTWTANPSFHKLVSLSLINCKGCRFLPSLGQLPSLKNLMVKGLSEIKSIGDEFFGYTSTILTPFASLQTLSFTDMLEWEDWLLGYDGDRKAFCNLLELHLEECPKLRGELPDVLPCLVKLVICECKQLDSYLPRLPQLNELELRSCHVRLISSPREVTKLTSLQLSNLSNEYLPECFLVSLRHLVIRHCDLLVSLFEEGQNLPRRLEYVELENCHNLQKLPSLLHTLMSLEVVIITNCPRLESFAGKIFPSNLKALAIQGCSVESLPEAMMNSISSLEYFSIHGCLMLASFPRGSELLPTTFQQLKIEKCPNLEFLPEGMMHISNTSLQVLEIFDCSSISSFPVGQLPDTLKTLTVWNCFNLEALPDIRTSTMLLESLRVGNCTSLKHLPHGLNKLLNLSYFEVDGCHGIECFPLEGLPQNLTKVLILDCENLTFLPKWMQNLTSLQELQLSNCPLITSFTEGSFPTSLVSLDVKDCKNLMPMSEWGLHRLASLRRLTIHGISSNLSYFPQWLLPSTLETLNIVQLSNLESLSPWLQNLTSLENLKVKDCRKLLSLPKEDMPPMLSYLEISECPLSEQKCDLSKIDHIPCTVM, from the coding sequence ATGGTTTGGTGGGAGGCAGTGTTATCTCCAGCTCTGCAGGTTCTTTTTGACAAATTAGCTTCAGGGGATATCTTAAACATACTTAAAGTATGGAATGTTAATGAACTGTTACTTGACAAACTTAAGATTTCTTATTTCATCAATACAGCTGTTCTTGATGATGCAGAAGAGAAACAGTACCTCAATCCAGCGGTTGAGACTTGGATTGATATGCTCAGAGATGCTGTCTTTGAAGCTGAGGATACTCTTGATGAGCTAGCTACTGAAGCCTTGAGATGCAAACTAGAGACAGATTATCAGAAATTTTCTCAGCAGGTGCGTAATAGTTGGAACTTTATCAGTATGAAATCAAGAATAGAAGAGCTTATAACTAGACTAGAATATATTGCAAAACAAAAAGATGTTCTTGGTTTAGAAAGTAACAAAAAGAATTGTTATGGAAAGATGTACAGGGGTACTCCAAGTACTCCTTTGTTACTTggatcacatgtttatggaaGGTATACTGAAAAAGAGGAACTAATCGAGTTATTGGTTTCGGATTGTGATGATACAAATAGAGTTGCTCCATTTTGTGTTATTCCTCTTATTGGTATGGGAGGGATTGGGAAGACAACTCTTGCTCAGATTGTCTATAATGACAAGAGAATTTGTGAGGAGTTTGACGTAAAAGCGTGGGCTTGGGTGTCTGATGATTTCAGTGTAACAAGTATAACCAAGTCACTGCTTGAATCTGCTACTGCAAAACCCTTCGACACGAATAGTTTGGAAATTATTCAGAATGGTCTGAAGAATCTGTTCAGCAAAAAGAGATTTTTGATTGTTTTGGATGATGTATGGAGTGAGAGCAGTGATGACTGGAATGAGCTTTTAATTCCTTTCTTCGAGGGAgataaaagaagtaaaataatCGTGACAACACGAAATGAAGGAGTTACATCAATCACTGGAATGCTTGCACCTTACCGATTGCAGGAAATGTCACATGATGATTGTTGGTCTTTGTTCTTGCATCATGCTTTTGGTGTTCGAGGCATGGAGATGAATCCGAGACTGAAAGAAATTGGAGAAGAGATCGTGAAGAGGTGTAAAGGCTTGCCTTTAGCTATCAAGACTCTAGGAGGTATGTTGTCTTCGAAATTGGACATTACTTATTGGACTGAAGTCTTGAATAGCAATTTATGGGATTTGCCTTCCAAGAAATATTCTGTTCTACCATCTTTAAGATTGAGCTACCATCATCTTCCGCCAAATTTAAGGAGATGCTTTGCATACTGTTCAATATTCCCGAAAGGGTATGAGTTCAACAAGAAAGAGCTAATCTTGCTGTGGATGGCAGAAGGGTTCGTGCAGCCAATGGCGCAGATAACTATGGAGGAAGTGGGAAATGGAAATTTTACTGAACTGCAATCTAGGTGTTTTTTCCAAGAATCCTCGCAAAATAGATCTCTCTTTGTGATGCATGATCTAGTACATGATTTGGCACTTAGTGTTTCCAGGAAAACATGTATTCAGCTGGAGGAAAATTGGAAATGCAGATTTTATGAGAATTGCGAGAAGGCTCGCTATTTCTCATGCATTCGTAGTAAATACGATGTCTTCAGAAAATTTGAAATGCTTAGTGAAATGAAGCGTTTACGCACATTCTTACCTTTAGCATCATCAGAAGGAGCTGAATTTTGCTATTTAACAAAGAAGGTACTGTCTGATATTTTGCCTAAGCTAAGCTGCCTTCGGGTGTTATCTCTGAGCTGTTATTGTGTCACTGAGATTCCGGAATCCATTGGATTCTTGAAACATCTTCGCTTCCTCAATTTTTCCTACACAGAAATTAAATACCTTCCTCAGTCAATCAGTGATCTTTACAATCTACAAACGTTGCTACTACGCAACTGTTATTATCTCATTGAGTTGCCTGCTGACATGGGGAAACTGCTCAATCTTCGCTACCTTGATGTTAGCGGAAGTGGTTTACAAAAGATCTCGCTTGGTCTGGACAAATTGGTGTGCCTCAGGACATTACCAGAGTTTGTTGTGGGTAGTAATGTTTCTAGTAATAGGACATTACCAGAGTTCACAGTAGATACTAATACCGGTGGTACATTCGATCAAAAAAGTAAAGGTTCTGGTATAGGTGCATTGGGTAACTTGTTGCACCTTGAGGGTTCACTTTCAATACTGAATTTGGAAAATGTGGATAACATTTGGGATGCGCACGGAGCTAGTTTGATCACTAAGAAGCACCTTCGCGAGTTATTGCTTCAATGGAGTGATAGTTTTGAGGACTCAGAGAAGGCTAGAATGGAAACTGATGTTCTTGAGCTGTTAAGACCCCATCAAAATATAGAGAAGGTTACCATCAAGGGATACAGTGGTACAAAACTCCCTACTTGGACTGCGAATCCTTCATTCCACAAGCTGGTTTCTTTGAGTTTAATCAATTGCAAAGGCTGTCGATTCCTACCATCACTTGGCCAGCTTCCTTCACTCAAAAATCTCATGGTTAAAGGATTAAGTGAGATAAAAAGCATCGGTGATGAGTTTTTCGGCTATACTTCAACCATATTGACCCCTTTTGCATCTTTACAGACTCTATCCTTTACGGATATGTTGGAATGGGAAGATTGGTTACTTGGTTATGATGGAGATAGAAAAGCATTCTGTAATCTCTTGGAGCTTCATTTGGAGGAGTGTCCTAAACTGCGGGGAGAATTACCTGACGTCCTTCCTTGCCTAGTAAAGCTTGTGATTTGTGAGTGTAAGCAGTTGGATTCTTATCTTCCGCGACTTCCACAGCTAAATGAGTTGGAACTAAGGAGTTGTCATGTTAGGTTGATTAGCAGCCCGCGTGAGGTGACAAAACTCACTTCATTACAACTGTCTAATCTTTCAAATGAATATCTACCTGAATGTTTCCTAGTATCTCTTCGGCATCTGGTAATTAGGCATTGTGACTTACTGGTGTCCCTTTTCGAGGAAGGGCAGAATCTGCCTCGCAGGTTGGAGTATGTAGAACTGGAGAATTGTCATAATCTGCAGAAGTTACCGTCGTTACTTCATACTTTAATGTCCCTTGAAGTAGTTATAATCACAAATTGTCCAAGGCTGGAATCTTTTGCAGGGAAGATATTTCCTTCTAACTTAAAAGCCCTTGCCATTCAAGGATGCAGTGTGGAGTCTTTACCTGAAGCTATGATGAACAGTATCTCATCTCTCGAGTATTTCTCCATCCACGGGTGTTTAATGCTAGCTTCTTTTCCAAGAGGTAGTGAGTTGCTTCCAACCACATTTCAGCAGCTGAAAATCGAGAAATGCCCGAATCTGGAGTTTCTGCCTGAAGGGATGATGCACATCAGCAATACCTCTCTCCAAGTATTGGAGATTTTCGATTGTTCTTCTATATCATCGTTCCCGGTAGGCCAACTGCCAGACACTTTGAAAACACTCACAGTTTGGAACTGCTTCAATCTCGAGGCATTACCTGATATCAGAACCTCAACAATGCTTCTTGAATCTTTACGAGTTGGGAATTGTACAAGTCTGAAGCACTTACCTCATGGCTTGAACAAGCTGTTGAATCTTAGTTATTTTGAAGTTGATGGTTGCCATGGTATCGAATGCTTTCCTCTAGAAGGCCTTCCACAAAACCTTACAAAAGTACTAATCCTCGACTGTGAGAATCTGACGTTCCTTCCAAAGTGGATGCAGAATCTTACATCTCTTCAAGAACTTCAGCTCTCGAATTGTCCACTAATCACATCTTTCACGGAGGGCAGTTTTCCCACTAGCCTTGTGTCTTTGGATGTCAAAGATTGTAAGAATCTTATGCCAATGTCTGAATGGGGATTGCACAGGCTTGCCTCTCTTAGAAGGCTGACAATTCATGGGATCAGTTCAAatctttcttattttcctcAATGGTTGCTTCCATCAACTCTAGAAACACTCAATATAGTTCAGTTATCCAATCTTGAATCTCTTTCTCCCTGGCTGCAAAATCTCACTTCACTCGAAAATCTCAAGGTCAAAGATTGTCGAAAGCTTCTTTCGTTACCAAAGGAAGACATGCCACCAATGCTTTCCTATCTTGAGATAAGTGAATGTCCCTTGAGTGAACAAAAGTGTGACTTGTCCAAGATTGATCATATCCCTTGCACTGTGATGTAG